The following coding sequences are from one Limnobacter sp. SAORIC-580 window:
- the rpsD gene encoding 30S ribosomal protein S4 has protein sequence MARYTGPKCKLSRREGTDLSLKSARRSLDSKCKLDSKPGQHGRTSGARTSDYGQQLREKQKVKRMYGVLEKQFRRYFAEASRRKGNTGETLLQLLESRLDNVVYRMGFGSTRAEARQLVSHKAILVNGKAVNIPSYSVKLNDVISIREKSKTQARIVESVTLAEQMGFPLWVNVDAKKMEGSFKSIPERADLSQEINESLIVELYSR, from the coding sequence GTGGCTAGATATACAGGTCCAAAGTGTAAGTTGTCACGTCGTGAAGGCACAGACTTAAGTCTGAAAAGCGCACGCCGTAGTCTCGATTCCAAGTGCAAACTGGATTCAAAGCCAGGTCAGCATGGTCGCACCTCAGGTGCTCGTACCTCTGACTACGGCCAACAATTGCGTGAAAAGCAAAAAGTGAAGCGTATGTACGGAGTGCTGGAAAAGCAGTTCCGTCGCTACTTTGCTGAAGCATCACGCCGCAAAGGCAACACCGGTGAAACCTTGTTGCAACTGTTGGAATCCCGTCTGGACAATGTGGTTTATCGCATGGGTTTTGGCTCGACACGCGCCGAAGCACGTCAGCTGGTCAGCCACAAGGCAATTTTGGTGAATGGTAAAGCCGTTAACATTCCTTCCTATTCTGTGAAGTTGAATGACGTGATTTCCATTCGCGAAAAGTCGAAGACACAGGCACGTATCGTTGAGTCTGTAACTTTGGCTGAACAGATGGGTTTCCCGCTGTGGGTCAATGTGGATGCGAAGAAAATGGAAGGTTCTTTCAAGAGCATTCCTGAGCGCGCTGACCTCTCTCAAGAGATCAACGAAAGCTTGATCGTTGAATTGTACTCACGTTAA
- the rpsH gene encoding 30S ribosomal protein S8: MSMSDPIADMLTRIRNAQGVDKVSVEMPSSKVKVAIAQVLKDEGYIESFSIVGESAKPVLKIELKYYAGRPVIEKIERVSKPGLRIYKGKDAIPEVMNGLGVAIVSTSKGVMTDRKARTTGIGGEVICYVA; encoded by the coding sequence ATGAGTATGAGTGATCCAATCGCCGACATGTTGACCCGCATTCGCAATGCTCAGGGTGTTGACAAGGTTTCGGTTGAGATGCCTTCCTCAAAAGTGAAGGTAGCTATTGCGCAAGTTTTGAAAGACGAAGGCTACATTGAGAGCTTCTCAATTGTGGGTGAGTCCGCAAAACCTGTATTGAAAATTGAGTTGAAGTACTACGCTGGTCGCCCAGTGATCGAAAAGATCGAGCGCGTTTCCAAGCCCGGTTTGCGTATTTACAAAGGCAAAGACGCTATTCCTGAGGTGATGAACGGCTTGGGTGTGGCAATTGTTTCAACTTCCAAAGGCGTGATGACTGATCGCAAGGCCCGTACCACTGGTATTGGCGGCGAAGTTATCTGCTACGTCGCTTAA
- a CDS encoding ABC transporter permease has product MINFHAVFQVWRRNFLVWRKLALPSLLGNVVDPVMALMAFGLGLGSMLPNVGGMPYLNYLAVGAVCISAMNAPTFEALYSAFSRMHTQKTWQVIMNTPVRLREVVLGECSWAASKGLISTGAMLLIVALLGIGDVQFWVLSWFVLILACLMFAGFGLCINARAPSYDFFMFYFTLVVTPMTFLSGAFFPREQLPQWLRMVADYMPLSVVVDALRGIYARDFSMLPALLVQMAVYATVGIGFAIFLTERRFKRKGA; this is encoded by the coding sequence ATGATTAATTTTCATGCGGTATTTCAGGTGTGGCGCCGAAATTTTTTGGTGTGGCGAAAGCTGGCGCTTCCATCGTTACTCGGCAATGTGGTTGACCCCGTAATGGCCTTGATGGCCTTTGGCTTGGGGCTCGGGTCGATGTTGCCCAATGTGGGGGGCATGCCGTACCTGAACTACTTGGCCGTGGGGGCTGTATGCATTAGCGCCATGAATGCGCCCACTTTTGAAGCCTTGTACTCTGCGTTTTCACGCATGCACACCCAGAAAACATGGCAGGTGATCATGAACACGCCGGTTCGCCTGCGCGAGGTGGTGTTGGGTGAATGCAGTTGGGCTGCCAGCAAAGGTTTAATCAGTACGGGGGCCATGTTATTGATCGTCGCACTGTTGGGTATTGGTGACGTTCAATTCTGGGTTTTGTCCTGGTTTGTGCTGATTCTTGCTTGTTTGATGTTTGCCGGGTTTGGGCTGTGTATCAATGCCAGGGCGCCGAGCTACGATTTCTTTATGTTTTATTTTACCTTGGTGGTAACACCAATGACATTCTTGTCGGGTGCATTTTTCCCGAGGGAGCAGTTGCCGCAATGGTTGAGGATGGTGGCTGACTACATGCCACTTTCGGTGGTGGTCGATGCACTCAGGGGTATTTATGCGCGTGATTTCAGCATGTTGCCGGCACTTTTGGTTCAAATGGCTGTCTATGCGACAGTGGGAATAGGGTTCGCGATATTCTTGACCGAACGCAGGTTTAAACGGAAAGGCGCATGA
- the rpsK gene encoding 30S ribosomal protein S11: MAKGTANNRARKKVKKNISDGIAHVHASFNNTIITITDRQGNALAWSTSGAQGFKGSRKSTPFAAQVAAEVAGKAAQECGIKTVEVLIKGPGPGRESSVRALNALGIKVTSISDITPIPHNGCRPPKRRRI; this comes from the coding sequence ATGGCCAAAGGAACAGCGAATAACCGCGCACGCAAAAAAGTCAAAAAGAATATTTCTGACGGTATTGCGCACGTACACGCCTCATTCAACAACACCATCATCACGATCACAGATCGTCAGGGCAACGCCTTGGCTTGGTCTACATCGGGTGCGCAGGGCTTCAAGGGTTCACGCAAGTCGACTCCTTTTGCTGCTCAGGTGGCTGCTGAAGTTGCAGGCAAGGCCGCGCAAGAATGCGGTATCAAGACAGTTGAAGTACTTATCAAAGGACCTGGCCCAGGCCGTGAGTCTAGCGTACGTGCTTTGAATGCATTGGGTATCAAAGTGACCAGTATTTCTGACATCACTCCGATCCCGCACAACGGATGTCGTCCTCCCAAGCGTCGTCGCATCTAA
- the rplO gene encoding 50S ribosomal protein L15 has protein sequence MELNTLAPAPGSKFNRKRVGRGIGSGWGKTAGRGHKGQKSRSGGFHKVGFEGGQMPMHRRLPKRGFSSRTAAFNAQIRLTDLDTLAVDTIDILTLKQAGLVPAQTLAVKVILAGEIKRAVVLNGIKATKGAAEAISAAGGTINA, from the coding sequence ATGGAACTGAATACACTTGCACCTGCACCAGGCAGTAAGTTCAACCGCAAGCGCGTGGGTCGTGGTATCGGCTCCGGCTGGGGTAAAACTGCTGGCCGTGGTCACAAGGGTCAAAAGTCACGCAGCGGCGGTTTTCATAAAGTCGGTTTTGAAGGCGGTCAAATGCCTATGCACCGTCGTTTGCCCAAGCGTGGTTTTTCATCCCGCACTGCTGCTTTCAATGCCCAGATCCGTTTGACCGATCTGGACACATTGGCTGTGGATACCATTGATATTCTGACTTTGAAGCAGGCTGGCCTGGTCCCGGCTCAAACTTTGGCAGTAAAGGTAATTCTGGCTGGTGAGATCAAGCGTGCTGTGGTATTGAACGGCATTAAGGCAACGAAAGGCGCAGCAGAGGCCATCTCGGCAGCTGGCGGCACCATTAACGCTTAA
- the rpmD gene encoding 50S ribosomal protein L30, whose product MSGSVKVTLVKSIIGTKETHRATVRGLGLRRMNHSRVLVDTPEVRGMINKVSYLLKVEAA is encoded by the coding sequence ATGAGCGGATCTGTAAAAGTTACGTTGGTTAAGAGCATTATCGGAACCAAAGAAACTCATCGTGCAACTGTGCGCGGTTTGGGTCTGCGTCGTATGAACCATAGCCGAGTGCTGGTTGATACACCCGAAGTGCGTGGAATGATTAACAAGGTGTCCTACCTGTTGAAAGTTGAGGCTGCATAA
- the rpmJ gene encoding 50S ribosomal protein L36 — protein MKVQASVKKICRKCKVIKRKGVVRVICSEPRHKQRQG, from the coding sequence ATGAAAGTTCAGGCATCTGTAAAAAAGATTTGTAGAAAATGCAAAGTGATCAAGCGCAAAGGCGTTGTTCGCGTGATTTGTTCTGAGCCGCGCCACAAGCAGCGTCAAGGTTAA
- the rplR gene encoding 50S ribosomal protein L18, whose product METKQEARARRAKQTRRRIALARATRLCVFRTNSHIYAAVHSADGGQVLAAASTNDKELRAQLEGKSGSNKAAAALVGAAIAKRALAAGISEVAFDRSGFAYHGRVKELADAAREAGLKF is encoded by the coding sequence ATGGAAACTAAACAAGAAGCACGTGCCCGTCGTGCAAAACAAACCAGACGTCGTATCGCGCTTGCTCGTGCAACCCGTCTGTGTGTGTTCCGTACCAACTCCCACATTTACGCTGCAGTTCATTCTGCAGATGGTGGTCAGGTGTTGGCCGCTGCGTCTACCAATGACAAAGAGTTGCGTGCTCAGCTGGAAGGTAAGTCCGGTTCGAACAAGGCTGCTGCAGCATTGGTTGGAGCTGCGATTGCTAAGCGCGCCTTGGCGGCTGGTATCAGCGAAGTTGCTTTTGACCGTTCAGGCTTTGCCTATCATGGTCGCGTTAAAGAACTGGCTGACGCTGCGCGTGAAGCTGGCTTGAAATTCTAA
- the cutA gene encoding divalent-cation tolerance protein CutA, producing MKNNAERCWVAYSTVDSHGRATALAHRLVDEQLVACVNIVGPVESVYRWQGKVEQTKEWMLMMKCSESQCEELKRALPRLHGYEVPELILLPIADGHVPYLDWIAASGKGVGA from the coding sequence ATGAAGAACAATGCGGAACGCTGTTGGGTGGCTTATTCCACAGTTGACTCACATGGTCGTGCTACGGCGTTGGCACATCGTTTGGTGGATGAGCAGTTGGTGGCCTGTGTGAATATTGTGGGCCCGGTGGAGTCGGTGTATCGCTGGCAGGGAAAGGTTGAGCAGACCAAGGAATGGATGTTGATGATGAAGTGTTCCGAATCGCAATGCGAGGAATTGAAGAGGGCGTTGCCGCGTTTGCATGGCTATGAGGTGCCAGAGCTGATCCTGCTGCCAATTGCCGATGGACACGTGCCTTACCTTGACTGGATTGCTGCAAGCGGCAAGGGAGTTGGGGCATGA
- the rplQ gene encoding 50S ribosomal protein L17: protein MRHRHGLRKLNRTSSHRLAMFRNMTNALLRHEVIKTTLPKAKELRKIAEPIITMGKSPTLANKRLAFSRLRDREMVVKLFDEIGPRYAARPGGYMRVLKFGFRKGDNAPMALVELVDRPETAEIVEIAEEQA from the coding sequence ATGCGTCACCGTCATGGATTGCGTAAACTAAATCGCACCAGCAGCCACCGCCTTGCAATGTTTAGAAACATGACCAACGCTTTGTTGCGTCACGAAGTGATCAAAACAACGCTGCCAAAGGCCAAGGAACTGCGCAAGATTGCAGAACCCATTATTACCATGGGCAAGTCACCCACATTGGCCAACAAGCGCCTGGCATTTAGCCGCTTGCGTGACCGTGAAATGGTTGTTAAGTTGTTTGACGAGATCGGTCCTCGTTACGCGGCTCGCCCAGGTGGTTACATGCGCGTTTTGAAGTTTGGTTTCCGCAAAGGCGACAATGCACCAATGGCTTTGGTTGAGTTGGTGGATCGTCCCGAAACTGCTGAGATTGTAGAAATAGCTGAAGAGCAGGCCTAA
- the rpsM gene encoding 30S ribosomal protein S13, giving the protein MARIAGINIPSHQHTVIGLTAIFGIGRSTAKKICAVTSIPESKKVKDLDDADLEKLRDEVGKYLTEGDLRREVTMNIKRLMDLGCYRGFRHRKGLPVRGQRTRTNSRTRKGPKRAGIALKK; this is encoded by the coding sequence ATGGCTCGTATTGCCGGCATTAACATTCCAAGCCACCAGCATACCGTTATCGGTCTGACTGCTATTTTCGGCATTGGTCGTTCCACCGCCAAGAAAATTTGTGCAGTGACCTCAATTCCTGAGTCCAAGAAGGTTAAAGACCTCGACGACGCGGATTTGGAAAAGCTGCGTGACGAAGTGGGCAAGTACCTGACTGAAGGTGATCTGCGCCGTGAAGTAACCATGAACATCAAGCGTTTGATGGATTTGGGTTGCTATCGTGGTTTCCGTCACCGCAAGGGTCTGCCTGTACGTGGTCAGCGTACTCGCACAAACTCTCGCACTCGCAAGGGTCCGAAGCGTGCTGGTATCGCACTGAAGAAATAA
- the infA gene encoding translation initiation factor IF-1 yields MSKDDVIQMQGEVVENLPNATFRVKLENGHVVLGHISGKMRMNYIRILPGDKVTVELTPYDLSRARIVFRAK; encoded by the coding sequence TTGTCTAAAGACGACGTTATCCAAATGCAGGGAGAGGTAGTAGAAAACCTCCCTAACGCCACTTTTCGAGTGAAATTGGAAAATGGTCACGTGGTGCTTGGTCACATATCAGGCAAGATGCGGATGAACTATATCCGGATTCTTCCTGGTGACAAGGTGACGGTTGAGTTGACGCCGTACGACTTGTCCAGAGCACGAATTGTTTTTCGAGCCAAATGA
- the rplF gene encoding 50S ribosomal protein L6, with the protein MSRVAKAPISVPSSVQVTVNGQVVSVKGGSAELKLNVNSLVMPVFENGILSVKPVVDTTDANAQAGTARALLANMVNGVSKGFERKLQLVGVGYKAAVQGDSINLALGFSHPVIHKLPAGVKAETPTPTEIVLKGADKQVIGQTAAEIRAYRPPEPYKGKGVRYSDERVVIKETKKK; encoded by the coding sequence ATGTCAAGAGTAGCGAAAGCTCCCATTTCTGTGCCTTCAAGTGTGCAGGTTACCGTGAATGGCCAGGTTGTTTCAGTGAAGGGCGGTAGCGCCGAATTGAAGCTGAATGTGAATTCATTGGTTATGCCAGTGTTCGAGAACGGCATTCTGTCCGTGAAGCCAGTTGTAGATACGACTGATGCAAACGCGCAGGCTGGCACGGCCCGCGCATTGTTGGCCAACATGGTTAACGGTGTGAGCAAGGGTTTCGAGCGCAAGCTGCAATTGGTGGGTGTGGGTTATAAAGCCGCGGTTCAGGGTGATTCGATCAACCTGGCACTGGGTTTTTCTCACCCTGTCATTCACAAATTGCCAGCAGGCGTGAAGGCTGAGACGCCAACACCCACAGAGATCGTCTTAAAGGGTGCCGACAAACAAGTGATTGGTCAAACTGCCGCTGAGATTCGCGCGTATCGTCCACCAGAGCCCTACAAAGGCAAGGGTGTGCGTTATTCGGATGAGCGTGTGGTTATCAAAGAGACCAAGAAGAAATAA
- a CDS encoding DNA-directed RNA polymerase subunit alpha, whose product MFNASLLKPRIVEVETVAPNSAKVVMEPFERGYGHTLGNALRRVLLSSMIGYAPTEVSIAGVVHEYSTLDGVQEDVVDLLLNLKGIVFKLESRDVVTVTLKREVEGVVTAGDIELPHDVEIINPDHVIAHLSQGGKLDMQIKVEKGRGYVPGSVRRFPDEPSKAIGRIVLDASFSPVKRVSYAVESARVEQRTDLDRLVMSIETNGVLSPEESIRLAARILVEQLSVFAALENTAEPEVSQRAPQVDPILLRPVDDLELTVRSANCLKAENIYYIGDLIQRTENELLKTPNLGRKSLNEIKEVLAARGLTLGMKLENWPPAGLDKP is encoded by the coding sequence ATGTTTAATGCTAGCTTGCTGAAGCCACGTATTGTTGAGGTCGAGACAGTCGCTCCCAACAGTGCAAAAGTAGTAATGGAGCCGTTTGAGCGTGGTTATGGCCACACTCTGGGTAATGCTCTGCGTCGCGTGTTGTTGTCATCCATGATTGGTTATGCTCCCACTGAGGTGTCAATCGCTGGTGTGGTTCATGAATACTCGACACTGGATGGAGTGCAGGAAGACGTAGTAGACCTGTTGTTGAACCTGAAAGGAATCGTCTTCAAGTTGGAATCACGCGATGTGGTGACCGTGACTTTGAAGCGCGAGGTTGAGGGTGTAGTGACTGCGGGTGACATTGAGCTTCCCCATGATGTTGAAATCATCAACCCAGATCACGTGATTGCCCATTTGTCGCAAGGCGGCAAGCTGGACATGCAGATCAAAGTTGAAAAAGGTCGTGGTTATGTGCCAGGTTCGGTTCGTCGTTTTCCTGATGAGCCAAGCAAGGCGATTGGCCGCATCGTGTTGGATGCATCATTCAGTCCGGTTAAACGTGTCTCTTACGCTGTGGAAAGCGCGCGTGTAGAACAGCGTACTGATTTGGACCGTTTGGTGATGTCGATTGAAACCAATGGTGTGTTGTCGCCAGAGGAGTCAATTCGTTTGGCTGCGCGTATTCTGGTTGAGCAGTTGTCGGTGTTTGCTGCACTGGAAAATACGGCTGAACCCGAAGTTTCTCAACGTGCTCCACAGGTTGATCCAATCCTGTTGCGTCCAGTCGATGATCTGGAACTGACAGTACGTTCGGCAAACTGTTTGAAAGCAGAGAACATTTATTACATCGGCGATCTGATTCAGCGCACAGAAAACGAGTTGTTGAAGACTCCAAACCTGGGTCGCAAGTCATTGAACGAAATCAAGGAGGTGTTGGCCGCACGCGGTTTGACACTCGGTATGAAATTGGAAAACTGGCCACCCGCCGGTCTCGATAAGCCTTGA
- the secY gene encoding preprotein translocase subunit SecY has translation MAFNPSTLASSNKFADLRKRLVFLLLALIVYRIGAHIPVPGIDPTQLKQLFDSQQGGILGMFNMFSGGALSRFTVFALGIMPYISASIVMQLASVVVPQLEALKKEGEAGRRKITQYTRYGTFFLATFQAIGISIALESQAGLVIDPGMAFRFTTAVSLVTGTMFLMWLGEQITERGLGNGISILIFAGIAAGLPGAIGGLFELVRTGAMNSLIALMIVVLAVAVTYLVVFVERGQRKITVNYAKRQVGNKIYQGQTSHLPLKLNMAGVIPPIFASSIILLPATLTSWFGTGDGAVVGFLKEVSQTLSPGHPLYMLLYAAAIVFFCFFYTALVFNSRETADNLKKSGAFLPGIRPGEQTSRYIDKVLTRLTLIGAAYITLVCLLPEFLVLGLSVPFYFGGTSLLIIVVVAMDFMAQVQAYVMSQQYDSLLKKSSFKGSGLTR, from the coding sequence GTGGCCTTTAATCCATCTACATTGGCGTCATCCAACAAATTCGCTGACCTGCGCAAGCGCTTGGTGTTTTTGTTGCTGGCTCTGATTGTGTATCGTATTGGCGCACACATTCCGGTACCTGGAATCGATCCTACCCAGCTGAAGCAGTTGTTTGATAGCCAGCAAGGCGGCATCTTGGGCATGTTCAACATGTTCTCGGGCGGGGCACTTTCCCGCTTTACCGTTTTTGCCTTGGGTATCATGCCTTACATTTCTGCGTCGATTGTGATGCAGTTGGCCAGCGTGGTAGTTCCTCAGTTAGAGGCTTTGAAGAAGGAAGGTGAGGCCGGTCGTCGCAAGATTACCCAATATACCCGCTACGGCACCTTCTTTCTGGCCACTTTTCAGGCGATTGGCATTTCGATCGCTCTTGAGTCTCAGGCTGGTTTGGTAATTGATCCGGGCATGGCGTTTCGTTTTACCACTGCTGTTTCTTTGGTCACCGGAACCATGTTCTTGATGTGGTTGGGTGAGCAGATTACAGAACGTGGTTTGGGCAACGGTATCTCTATTTTGATCTTTGCCGGTATTGCGGCTGGGTTGCCCGGGGCGATTGGTGGTTTGTTTGAGCTGGTTAGAACCGGCGCGATGAATTCTCTGATTGCGCTGATGATCGTTGTTCTCGCGGTGGCGGTGACTTACTTGGTTGTGTTTGTTGAACGCGGCCAACGCAAGATTACTGTGAATTATGCCAAGAGACAGGTCGGTAACAAAATTTATCAGGGTCAAACCTCGCATTTGCCATTGAAACTAAATATGGCGGGTGTGATTCCACCAATTTTTGCGTCTAGCATTATTTTGCTTCCCGCAACTTTGACGAGCTGGTTTGGTACTGGGGATGGCGCAGTGGTTGGCTTTTTGAAAGAAGTCTCTCAGACGCTTTCTCCTGGTCATCCTCTGTACATGTTGTTATACGCTGCTGCAATTGTCTTTTTCTGTTTCTTTTACACCGCCTTGGTGTTTAACAGCAGAGAGACTGCTGACAACTTGAAGAAAAGCGGTGCATTTTTGCCTGGAATTCGCCCTGGTGAGCAAACGTCACGATACATCGACAAGGTGTTGACACGTCTGACACTGATTGGTGCGGCTTACATCACCCTGGTGTGTTTGCTGCCTGAGTTTCTGGTTTTGGGATTGAGTGTTCCGTTCTATTTTGGCGGTACATCTCTGTTGATTATTGTAGTGGTTGCGATGGATTTCATGGCGCAGGTTCAGGCCTACGTGATGTCCCAGCAATACGACAGCCTGTTGAAGAAATCAAGCTTCAAGGGTTCTGGATTAACGAGGTAG
- the rpsE gene encoding 30S ribosomal protein S5, producing MARMQGKNAAPEARDDGLKEKMIAVNRVTKVVKGGRILGFAALTVVGDGDGSVGMGKGKSREVPVAVQKAMEQARRQMEKVSLRDGSIHHIVYGQHGASKVFLAPAQEGTGIIAGGPMRAVLEVVGVRNIVAKSHGSSNPYNLVRATLDALGKLQTPAEIAAKRGLSVEKLFEA from the coding sequence ATGGCAAGAATGCAAGGTAAAAATGCCGCGCCTGAAGCGCGTGATGACGGCCTGAAGGAAAAAATGATCGCGGTTAACCGCGTGACCAAGGTTGTTAAGGGTGGCCGTATCCTGGGCTTCGCAGCATTGACCGTAGTAGGTGATGGTGACGGTAGCGTGGGTATGGGCAAAGGCAAATCCCGTGAAGTGCCTGTGGCGGTTCAAAAGGCCATGGAACAGGCTCGTCGCCAGATGGAAAAAGTATCGCTGCGCGATGGCTCCATTCATCACATTGTGTACGGTCAGCACGGTGCCTCTAAGGTGTTCCTGGCTCCAGCGCAAGAAGGTACCGGCATTATCGCGGGCGGCCCTATGCGCGCCGTTCTGGAAGTTGTGGGTGTTCGCAATATCGTGGCCAAGAGCCATGGTTCCTCGAACCCTTACAATCTGGTTCGCGCAACTTTGGATGCTTTGGGCAAGTTGCAAACCCCAGCTGAGATCGCCGCAAAGCGTGGCTTGTCAGTTGAAAAGTTATTTGAGGCTTAA
- a CDS encoding ATP-binding cassette domain-containing protein, which yields MAGSTVLNLSGVRKTYGGRAVLTGLNFSLNAGECVALLGPNGAGKSTTIALALGLAQADDGVVELLGKTLPEAGHIARQDVGVVPQYDALDPDFTVFENLMVFGRYFGLHGKQLRERAELLLGFAQLVNRRNDSVATLSGGMRRRLMLARALINQPKVLFLDEPTTGLDPQAKHVIWDRLVDLKRQGMAMFLTTHYMDEAQRLADRVAVLDHGDIVACDKPLTLIRNVVGHAVLELWGAGAARCVSQHVSSKGEPIEQRGETFYFRNEKADEMLEALKRSPQSDVDYIYRPGNLEDVFFSLTGRALRDD from the coding sequence GTGGCTGGCTCTACTGTATTGAACTTGAGTGGCGTACGCAAAACCTATGGTGGACGCGCGGTACTGACTGGTTTGAATTTTTCGCTGAATGCGGGCGAGTGTGTTGCTTTGCTGGGGCCGAACGGCGCTGGAAAGTCAACCACGATTGCCTTGGCGCTGGGCTTGGCGCAGGCGGATGATGGCGTGGTGGAGTTGCTGGGGAAAACTCTTCCCGAAGCAGGGCACATTGCCAGGCAGGATGTGGGTGTGGTGCCTCAATACGATGCGCTGGACCCCGATTTCACGGTATTCGAGAACTTGATGGTGTTTGGCCGTTATTTCGGCCTGCACGGCAAGCAATTGCGTGAGCGTGCCGAGTTGTTGCTGGGTTTCGCGCAGTTGGTAAACCGCAGAAATGATTCGGTAGCCACATTGTCTGGCGGCATGCGCAGGCGTTTGATGTTGGCTCGCGCCCTGATCAATCAGCCAAAGGTTTTGTTTCTTGATGAGCCAACTACGGGCCTGGACCCGCAAGCGAAACATGTGATTTGGGATCGGTTGGTTGACCTGAAGCGCCAGGGCATGGCGATGTTTTTAACGACGCACTACATGGATGAGGCACAGCGCCTGGCGGACCGGGTGGCTGTGCTTGATCATGGCGATATTGTGGCTTGTGACAAACCCCTGACGCTGATCCGCAATGTGGTTGGCCACGCAGTACTGGAGTTGTGGGGCGCGGGTGCGGCGCGTTGCGTGTCGCAGCATGTGAGTTCAAAGGGTGAGCCGATCGAGCAGCGAGGCGAGACTTTTTATTTCAGGAATGAAAAAGCCGACGAGATGTTGGAGGCTTTGAAACGTTCGCCCCAATCCGATGTGGACTATATTTATCGCCCGGGAAATCTGGAAGATGTGTTTTTCAGTTTGACTGGCAGGGCTTTGCGCGATGATTAA